The Morganella morganii sequence TCAGAACGGGATAATCACTACCCGCCATCACGCCTGGTACATCTTCCGGGCGGGCACCGGTCAGTCGTGCAATTTTGCCTGTGATGTCAGGAAAGTCCGCAATAGTATTTTTGTTCCGCTGATACCACTGAACCTCAATATCAGTAACGGCGGCAAACTGCGCCAGAACATCAGGATGCTGTGCAGCAAATTTGCTGTCCGCGACCCACAGGTCATAGGTTGGTTTACCCCATGCCCGTACGTCGCGGCCGGAAATCAGGATCTGTCCGTTTGCTTTCAGCTGACTTAAGGCCGGTTCCCAGACATAGGCTGCATCAATATCACCTCTCTCCCATGCTGCGGCAATCTCAGCAGGCCGCAGATTAATCAGCTGTACCGATTTTTCATCAACATTCAGGTTCTCCAGTGTCGCAAGCAGGCTGTAATGGGCCGTGGAGGTAAAAGGTACGGCAATTTTCTTACCGGCCAGTCCGCCTGACGGATTACGGTCATTGCGGACAATCAGTGCCTCGGCGGAGTCAGGAATGCCGGAAATATAAAAAACCTCCACCGGCAGTCCGCGGCTGGCGGCAACAGTAAACGGCGCGGAGCCCATATTGGCGATATCCGCCTCACCGGCAGCCAGGGCGGTCAGCACATCCGCGCCGCTGTCGAATTTTTTCCAGATAATCTGTTTACCGGTGGCGGCCTCATAGGCGTGGTTTGCCTGTGCAATTTTGCCGGGATCGATAATCGCCTGATAAGCGATCACCACCGGTTTTTCAGTGGTTGCCTGTGGTGCAGGCGCTTTCTGGCTGTAAATAAATGCGCTTATCACCGCCAGCGCCGCCAGTAAGGACAAAATGACCTTTAATTTATTTTTTTTCTGAGGCTGATATAACGACATTATTTTCTTCCGTTATGAAGTCATGAGTAGTTATCTATTTAGTGTCAGAGAATATATTCCGGGAAAGAATTACTTTTTATATTGAAATGCCTTTTTGTTATACATGAATAATATTCCCGCTGAAGATCATTTTTCAATTAAAAGGAAGGGTGAGAAATTCGTTATTTTTTACGTGTAATTCATTGTTTGTCTAAGTGTGAATTCCGAAAATATACGATTAATGAATAATCGTCATGATATATCAGATTATTTAGTTATGAGTTATGGCTTTATTTTCTTATTCTCAATAAGCCGTAATACGATAACCTGGGAAATAACGGAATAATAACCACAATGAGCAATGCGGGAGTAACAGGACTATGGCAGCACAGATATTACCGGAACAGGTATTTCCGGTTTCTGCGGAGCAGCTTGCGGCTTTGCAGACGGTAACAGCAGATTTTACCTCTCAGCAACTGGCCTGGTTATCCGGTTATTTGTGGGGACGGGGAAGTACGTCTGTGCAGACAGCTATTCTACCGGCATCAAATACAACAGACAGTGACATTATTACCATTATTTCCGCGTCACAAACCGGTAATGCACGTCGCGTATGTGAAGAATTAAAAACGCGTTTTCTCAGTGAAAAATTTGCGGTTAATTTGGTAAACGCCGGAGAATATAAATATAAACAGCTCGCCCGGGAGAAGATTGTCATTATTGTGACATCCACTCAGGGGGACGGTGAACCACCGGAAGAAGCGGTGGCGTTTTATAAATATCTGCATTCATCAAAACGCCCGGATCTCAGCGCAACAGCGTATGCCGTTTTCTCGCTGGGAGATTCGTCATACGAAAAATTCTGTCAGGCGGGTATTGATTTTGATACTCAGCTGGCAAAAGCCGGGGCAACCGCACTTGTGCCGAGAGCGGATGCGGATGTGGATTATCAGCCTGCGGCAGCGGCGTGGACAGACGCACTGACACAGGTGCTGAAAGAGAGAGGTATTGCCGCGGGTAATCCGCCGCCGGTGGTTGTACCGGCGGTCAGTGCCACTGAAAACCGTTACAGCAAAGACACACCGCTGACAGCATCTCTCTCTGTTAATCAGAAAATTACCGGCCGCAATTCCCTGAAAGATGTGCGGCATATTGAAATTTCCGCAGGGGATTCCGGTCTGCATTATCAGCCCGGGGATTCCCTCGGGGTCTGGTTTGAGAATGATCCGGCACTGGCGGATGAAATTATCAGCCTGCTGCATGCAGATGCGGCAACGGAGATCACAGTGTCCGGCAATACCTGCACATTGCGCGAGGCGCTGATCCGGCATCTGGAGCTCACACAGAATAACGGGGT is a genomic window containing:
- a CDS encoding glycine betaine ABC transporter substrate-binding protein, yielding MSLYQPQKKNKLKVILSLLAALAVISAFIYSQKAPAPQATTEKPVVIAYQAIIDPGKIAQANHAYEAATGKQIIWKKFDSGADVLTALAAGEADIANMGSAPFTVAASRGLPVEVFYISGIPDSAEALIVRNDRNPSGGLAGKKIAVPFTSTAHYSLLATLENLNVDEKSVQLINLRPAEIAAAWERGDIDAAYVWEPALSQLKANGQILISGRDVRAWGKPTYDLWVADSKFAAQHPDVLAQFAAVTDIEVQWYQRNKNTIADFPDITGKIARLTGARPEDVPGVMAGSDYPVLKEQKQILTTTLADDIRNTALFLQQQGSIDSVKDSYAGNINTEAVTTAAGK
- the cysJ gene encoding NADPH-dependent assimilatory sulfite reductase flavoprotein subunit is translated as MAAQILPEQVFPVSAEQLAALQTVTADFTSQQLAWLSGYLWGRGSTSVQTAILPASNTTDSDIITIISASQTGNARRVCEELKTRFLSEKFAVNLVNAGEYKYKQLAREKIVIIVTSTQGDGEPPEEAVAFYKYLHSSKRPDLSATAYAVFSLGDSSYEKFCQAGIDFDTQLAKAGATALVPRADADVDYQPAAAAWTDALTQVLKERGIAAGNPPPVVVPAVSATENRYSKDTPLTASLSVNQKITGRNSLKDVRHIEISAGDSGLHYQPGDSLGVWFENDPALADEIISLLHADAATEITVSGNTCTLREALIRHLELTQNNGVTVSKYAQLSQHDALSALISDKQAALYYAQKTPVAEMLRQAPSRPSAQAFAGILRPLTPRLYSISSSQAEADDEIHLTVGVVRYDTDGRARTGGASGFLADHIQEGGDVRVFIESNDNFRLPADPDVPVIMIGAGTGIAPFRAFMQQRENDGASGKNWLFYGNQHFTEDFLYQTEWQRYVRDGVLTQISLAWSRDKPAKTYVQDKLREQGADVWRWIEDGAHIYVCGNAGLMASDTEDALLEIISRYGNRDHESADEFLSELRTARRYQRDVY